One window of the Candidatus Binataceae bacterium genome contains the following:
- a CDS encoding substrate-binding domain-containing protein, whose product MADIGNRIRTARTARQMSQTELARRAAISRQALSAIESGVYQPSVSVALKLARELGDTVESLFAELPFERIDAVMARGAESAVGTRVALGRVRGRVVAVPYFAAPRALAPAAGTIERTHGSRAAVESLRSGAEINSMLLVAGCDPAVSILADWIARHHSPVTVAAFGRGSQRALDALGAGQVHVAGAHLRHRKTGEYNLDAARRALGRQRTVLVSFGRWELGLATAPRNPHAIRGFADLGRRGLKIVNRERGSGARSALDEAIHDLGLDAKALVGYEVEVPGHLEVAEAIAAGRADAGVTLRVAAQAYGLGFVAHREERYDLAIPEREMSSIPLRAMMESLTSARFAREVATLCGYDTSSMGKVVAQLS is encoded by the coding sequence CAGATGAGCCAGACCGAACTCGCGCGCCGCGCGGCAATCTCGCGGCAGGCCCTGAGCGCGATCGAGTCGGGCGTCTATCAACCGAGTGTCAGCGTCGCGCTCAAGCTCGCACGCGAATTGGGTGACACGGTTGAGAGTCTGTTCGCGGAATTGCCCTTCGAGCGCATCGATGCGGTAATGGCACGGGGTGCGGAAAGTGCGGTGGGAACCCGGGTTGCGCTCGGCCGGGTCAGGGGACGCGTAGTCGCGGTTCCGTACTTCGCCGCACCGCGAGCGCTGGCGCCAGCTGCCGGAACCATCGAACGGACGCATGGAAGCCGTGCCGCGGTGGAGAGCCTTCGCTCGGGGGCGGAAATCAATTCCATGCTGCTGGTCGCCGGCTGTGACCCTGCGGTCTCGATTCTGGCAGATTGGATCGCGCGCCATCACTCTCCGGTCACCGTGGCAGCGTTCGGACGGGGCAGCCAGCGGGCGCTCGACGCACTCGGCGCCGGTCAGGTCCATGTTGCGGGCGCGCATCTGCGCCATCGTAAAACCGGAGAGTACAATCTCGATGCGGCTCGGCGCGCGCTCGGCCGTCAGCGCACGGTACTGGTCAGTTTCGGACGCTGGGAACTGGGGCTCGCGACCGCTCCTCGTAACCCGCATGCGATTCGAGGCTTCGCCGACCTGGGACGCCGCGGCCTCAAGATCGTCAACCGCGAGCGAGGCTCCGGCGCGCGCAGCGCACTCGACGAGGCGATTCACGATTTGGGTCTCGACGCGAAAGCCCTCGTGGGCTACGAAGTTGAAGTTCCGGGTCATCTCGAAGTCGCCGAGGCAATCGCCGCAGGCCGCGCCGACGCGGGTGTGACGCTGAGGGTCGCCGCGCAGGCCTATGGGCTGGGATTCGTGGCGCATCGCGAAGAACGCTACGATCTGGCAATTCCGGAGCGCGAGATGTCATCGATCCCGCTGCGCGCAATGATGGAATCGCTCACCTCGGCCCGGTTTGCCCGCGAAGTGGCCACGCTGTGCGGCTACGACACTTCATCGATGGGTAAAGTGGTCGCCCAACTCTCCTGA
- a CDS encoding aspartate kinase codes for MALIVQKFGGTSVGSTERIRAVAERVAQARLLGNRMVVVVSAMAGETNRLFKLASELCEAPSPRETDALVATGEQVSAALLAIRLQALQVPAISFLADQLRIATDSNHGRARIKSIDPSRVVKELDADRVVVVAGYQGVDALGDITTLGRGASDLTAVALAAALKADACEIYTDVDGVYTADPNICPKAKKLKRISYDEMLEMAGLGAKVLQLRSVELARRYQVPLLVRSSFNASEGTWVGQEDPSMENLLVSGVTLDQNQSKVTLTGVEDRPGLAARIFGPIAAADIVVDMIIQNASADGRTDMTFTVNRDDLARTLELVQRVSAEVGATGVRHEDQVAKVSIVGVGMRTHAGVAARMFEVLAGERINIQMIATSEIKVSVVVGSKYGELAMRSLHDAFVDGADFQLPEETV; via the coding sequence ATGGCCCTGATTGTTCAAAAGTTCGGCGGCACTTCGGTTGGCTCGACCGAACGCATCCGCGCGGTTGCCGAACGCGTTGCGCAGGCACGCCTGCTCGGCAATCGAATGGTCGTGGTGGTGTCTGCGATGGCGGGTGAGACCAATCGTCTCTTCAAGCTGGCATCCGAATTGTGCGAGGCTCCCAGTCCCCGCGAAACCGACGCGCTGGTCGCGACCGGCGAACAGGTCTCCGCAGCGCTCCTGGCGATTCGTCTGCAGGCCCTACAGGTCCCAGCGATTTCTTTTCTCGCCGATCAATTGCGCATCGCGACCGATTCCAATCACGGGCGCGCTCGCATCAAATCAATCGATCCATCCCGAGTGGTCAAAGAATTGGATGCCGACCGAGTCGTCGTGGTTGCCGGGTATCAGGGAGTCGATGCGCTGGGAGATATTACTACTCTTGGCCGCGGCGCCTCGGATTTGACCGCGGTCGCGCTGGCCGCAGCTTTGAAGGCCGACGCCTGCGAGATCTACACCGACGTTGATGGAGTATACACCGCCGATCCCAATATCTGCCCCAAGGCGAAAAAGCTCAAACGAATCTCCTACGACGAGATGCTCGAAATGGCCGGCCTCGGTGCCAAAGTGCTCCAGCTCCGCTCGGTCGAGCTGGCGCGGCGCTACCAGGTGCCGCTGCTGGTCCGGTCCAGCTTTAATGCTTCGGAGGGTACGTGGGTGGGACAAGAGGACCCATCGATGGAAAATCTGCTCGTTTCCGGGGTGACGCTCGATCAGAATCAGAGCAAAGTCACCCTCACCGGCGTCGAAGATCGCCCGGGTCTCGCGGCCAGAATTTTTGGTCCTATCGCCGCGGCCGACATCGTGGTGGATATGATCATTCAGAACGCCAGCGCGGATGGCCGCACCGACATGACTTTCACCGTCAACCGCGACGATCTGGCCCGCACCCTGGAGTTGGTGCAGCGCGTCAGCGCCGAGGTCGGCGCGACCGGCGTGCGCCACGAGGACCAGGTTGCGAAAGTATCGATCGTGGGCGTAGGTATGCGAACCCATGCCGGCGTCGCCGCCCGGATGTTCGAAGTGCTCGCCGGTGAGCGAATCAACATCCAGATGATTGCCACCTCGGAAATCAAGGTATCGGTGGTGGTCGGTTCGAAATACGGAGAGCTGGCAATGCGCTCGCTCCACGACGCTTTCGTGGACGGTGCCGACTTCCAGCTGCCCGAGGAGACGGTCTAG